The following is a genomic window from Candidatus Syntrophosphaera sp..
GGGAAAAACCGGCCTCTTTGAGGTCCGCGAGCTTGGGCAGGGAGCTAAAACTATCCCGGGCGCGAAAGGCGATCAGCTCATCCCCGCGCTGGAGGCATTGGTTGGCGCGCAGTTTCTCCACGGCTTCGACAGCCTCGAATGTGACCATCAGCCGGGAGTTCACGAACAGGGACCCAGGATCGGAGGCCTGGTTTATCTGCCAGCCGGGATGGCGTTCCCGGTAGAGGGCTTGGAGGCGCGGCTCCAGCCAAAGCTGATATTCTCCGTCGCCCAGAAACTGCTGCAGCCTCTGGCGCAGCTTCAGGATCCCGCAACGCAGGTCTCCCACACTGCGGTTCAGGGCCAGGGGATAAAAGCAGGCGGCTTTGTGATCATCAAAGATTATCATCTGTCCAGCCTCACAGGTCCTGATAGCCGTAGCTGGTGGGAGAGAAGTTGTATTGCAGGGAATCGCCGACCGCGGGAGGCTCCGTTCCCTCGATGAACACCTCCGGGATGCCGCCGGAACTTACTGAAAAGCCTGTTCTGGGATTGATGTTCTGCTTCACGATCTTGGGCGGCATGGAAAAGGAATAGCGCGGATCGTCGGCTGCGGGGGTCCGGCCTTTGTTGTCCAGCTTGATGGCCCTGGTCATGATCGGGCCCCAGATGCTGGCCGCGTGGGCGGTTCCGGCCCGGGTGCGGCTGTTGTCGAAACCGGTCCAGATTCCCATCGTGTAGGCTTTGTTGAAGCCGATGAACCAGGAATCGTTGTAGTTTTGGCTGGTGCCAGTCTTGCCGGCGTTGGGCCAGATATAGCCGTTGCGGGATCCGCCTCCGGTGCCAGTATTGGTGACGGTTTCCAGCATGCTGGTCATGATGTAGGCCACTTCTGGGGAACAGACCTTGTGTTTTTGGGTCGAGTTCCTTTCCAGGATCTTGCCTTTGGCGTCCTCCACCCGGGTGATGAAAACGGGCGTTACCCGCATCCCGCCATTGGGAAAGGCGGTGAAGCCGGTGACCATGTCGATGGGCGTCACTTCATGCGAACCGAGCGCGGCGGTGAGGTTTTCCGCCCGGACCTTCAGCCCGAAGCGCTGGAAGGCGTCGGTAAGTGAGTTCAAACCGATATCCTGGGCGCATTTGACCGCCCAGACGTTGTAGGACCACTGCAGGGCGACGCGCATCCTGGTCAGGCCGTTATAGGAGCGGTTGTAGTTCTGCGGGGTCCAGTTGCCGAAGCTGATCGGGGCGTCGTTGATGACGGTTGCCGGTGTATAGCCCTGTTCCACGGCCACGGTGTAGTAGACAGGTTTGATCGAGGATCCGGGCTGGCGCTTGGCCTGGGTCATGCGGTTGTATTTGCTGTGGGCAAAGCTCCTGCCGCCGATCATGGCGCGGACGTGCCCGTTCTTGTTGTCGATCATGAGCAGGCAGCCCTGGATGTATTTGGTGTCGATGTCGTGGGAGTTTTTGGGCACCTGCGAGAAGCGGTTGGGGTAGCGGCCGTTGGTCTCGTTGCGGGTCAGATAGGCGTTCATGATGGAATCCGCGGCGCTGGAGAGTTCCGAATCGATGGTCGTATAGATCTTGAGTCCGCCTTCAAAGAGCTTTTCCGTGCCGTATTTATGCTCCAGATAGAGGCGGATGTGCTCGATGAAATAGTCCGAGGCGAAGCGGCTGTAACTGCTTCCCTGCTGGGAATTGACGGGAGTGGCAAGCGCCGCGGTATATTCCGCTTCGCTGATCTTGCCGGCCTTGTACAGCCGCTCCAAAACATAGTCGCGCCGGCCCAGGGCCCGCTCCGGATGCTTGTTGGGGTCGTAATAGTTCGGCCTTTGGATCATCCCGACGATCATGGCGGCTTCCGGAATGCTGAGGTCCCGCGCGTGTTTGTCGAAATAATAGAGGGAAGCGGTCTCGACGCCGTGGTTTTGCACGCCCCAGAAGATCTTGTTGAAATAGATCTCCAGGATCTCGTCCTTGGTGAAGGAAGATTCGATGCGCAAGGCCAGGATGGCTTCCCGCATCTTGCGTGAGACCTTTTTATCCAGGGTTAGGAACATGTTCCGGGCCATCTGCTGTGTGATCGTGCTGGCGCCCTGGGAAAAGCCGAGATGCTTGATGTCGACCAGAAACGCCCTGGCGAGGCTGATCGGATCAATGCCAAAATGGCTGTAAAACCGTTTGTCTTCCGTAACCAGCAAAGCGTCGACCAGATGCGGCGGCAGTTCTTTCAGGGAAACCAGTTTGCGTTTCTCGAAGGCAAAGAGGTAGATCATCCTGCCATCTTTGTCGTATACTTCGCTGCCCGAGCTAAGGGTGTAATTCTTCAGTTCGGCTGTCGGCGGCAGATCATCCTGGTAGAACCAGAAGGCGCCGATGAACACTCCGAAGAGGACGCAGAAAGCCACTCCTGCCCAGAGCAGCAGTTTGCCGGTTATCCTTTTATGTTTCTTTTTCATATTTTTCCAACCCGATCAGTTTGAACCTGGCCTGGACCGCCAGTAAAATCCACGCGGTGACGATCCCGCTGAACAAGCCTAAAAACAGCAGTATTGGTGTCAACACAAAAACACGCGCCCCCGGCAGAACCACCCTCTGGACCAGCATCAACTGGGTGAGGTTATGCGCCAAAGCCCCCAGGACGCTCACCCCAAAGACGCTGAAGCCGAGCCTGCTGCGATCTGCGGCCCACATCGCCAGAATGGCCGCAAGCCCCCCGCAGAGGGAGAGCAGGGTGGCCGGGGTTAAAAGGGTGAAGGTGACCGCCCCGCCCACGACCGATTTGGTGAGGTTGACCGCGACCGCCTGCCAGGGCTTTCTTTGCAGGATGAGATAAAGCACGATGATGTTGGAAAGGCCCAGGCGGATGAATGGCAGAGGCAGCAGGCGCATGATCAGGCTTTCGAAAATGTGGATGCTGCAGGCCGTGGCGGTGAGGAAAGCCAACAGCACGAGTGGCCTGGGCTGAGCGGGGGTCATGGTCTTCTGCCCCTTTCTGTTTGCCGCGCTGGATTCCGGCCTCCCTCTTTCCGCTCCTCTTGCAGGATCGTATCCCGGCCGTACTTTCGCCTTACACATCCCGTACTTTGTTCGGAGTGTGTAGGGTGAATTGTCCACCGGCATAAGCGCCCGGAAAAGGGGAAAGAGGCGCTGGGAACGATATCCGGCCAGGATTCGCTGGGAAAGACGGAGCAATTGAAAGCTGCGGCGGGCATGGGCGTCAATCCATGAACTGCCTGAGCAGTGGATCGGGGCAGTTGTCCATCTGGTCCAAAGTGCCGAAGAACAGAGCCCTGCCCTTGTCCAGAAAGAGCACCCGGTCGCCGATGTCGCGCAGATTGCGGATGTCGTGGGTGATGGTGATGGTGGTGGCTTGCACGGAGCGGATGATCTGGGTGATGTAATACAAAACTTCGCTGGCGGTGATGGGATCGAGGCCGGAAACGGGTTCGTCGAAAATGATGTAGCGGGGGTCGTAGACCAGGGCCCGGGCGATGCCCACCCGCTTGCGCATCCCGCCGCTGAGTTCGGAGGGAAATTTATCCAGGGTGTCTTCCAAGCCCACGACAGCCAGGCTTTTGCGCACTTTTTCCAAAACCTCTCCGTACTCCAGGTTGCGGCGCTCATAGAGGGGCAGGGCCACATTCTGGAACACGGAAAAGGAATCGAGCAGGGCGGCGTTCTGGAAGACCATGGAGAAAAGCTGCCGGATCTCGTCGCGCTTGGAGCGGTCGCGGCTGTAGACATCCATCCCGTCGACCGTCACGCTGCCCCGGTCCGGTTGGAAGAGGCCCAGCATGGCCTTGATCAGGACCGTTTTGCCTGCCCCGCTGCGGCCGAGGATGATCAGGTTTTCCCCGCTTTCGAGGCGGAAACTGATGTCCTCCAGGACCTTGGCCCCGGCGAAGCTAAGGTGTAGGTTCTTTACTTCGATCACGGCTGAACCAGAAAAATGAAAAGGCGATGCCCAGGCCGATCCCGTTGGCCACGAAATCCCACCAGGACACGGACCTATGCGGGATCAGACGCTGATGCCATTCGTCAAAGCCGGCGCTCAGCAGCAGGGCCAGATAGATCCAGGGGACGGCGCCGCTTCTGATCCTGAGCGATTTCAGCGCCTGGTTCACCAGCAGGCCCAGCACCAGGTATTGGCCGATATGGGCCAGCTTGTCGATGCTGATGACCTTTAGCGAAGGCATCCTTTTGCCGGGAATCGAGGAAACGGTCCAGATCAGGACCAGCCAGACGACCGGCGCGGTCAGGGTCAGTTTCCTTTTGAGGTCCTGCATGTCAGAGGGAAGTTGCCGGAAGGCCCTTTTGAGGACATCGGCCAGGAAAGAACGCCCTATTCATCAAGCTTTTTGACCTGCACCAGGTTGATGCTTCTGCCGTTGCTTTCCAGAACCCGGAACTCCCAGCAGGATTCAAGCACATAGGTTTCGCCGACCGCGGGAACGTGGTTGAACTGGGAAAGAAGAAACTCCGCCACGTTGTCGTATTCCTCAGGGTCGATCTCCGCGTTGAACTCGTGGTTGAACTGCCGGATGTTGTAAGCGCCCCGGAGTTTGAAAGTGCTGTCGTCCACGCGGGTGAATTCGGGCACTTCGTCGCGGTCGTATTCGTCGTGGATCTCGCCAACGATCTCTTCCAGAATGTCTTCCAAAGAGATGATCCCGGAGGTGCCGCCATATTCGTCCACCACCACGGCCATCTGGAGCTTGCGGGTCTTGAACTGGTTCAGCAGGGTCTGCACCTTCATATTCTCGGTCACGAACCAGGCTGGCCGCATGATGTCCGCGATGCGCTTCTTTTCGGGATAGAGGACCAGGTCCTTGACATAGATGATGCCGATGATCTCGTCGATGGTCTCGCGATAGACCGGAATGCGGGAAAAGCCGCTGGAAACGATCAGGTCGCGCAGTTCGTCCAGGCTTTGGTCCACCTCGATGGCCTTCATCCTGACGCGGGGGACGTAGATCTCGGTCAGTTTGGCCTCGCGGAAGCGGAACAAGCCCACCAGCATCTGCTTTTCATGCTCGTCCAGGCTGTGCTGCGAACTTTCGGATTGGATCAGGCTGTGAAACTCCTCCGTGGTGAACCGGGAGGAAAGGATCCGGTCCGCGCCCTGCTTGCTGGAAGCCAGCATGCTCAGCTTCTCGATCAGCCAGACCAAAGGCAGCAAGGCCAGGTTCAATACCTGCATCGGCAAGCTGCTCAGGCGGGCAAAGACATTAGCCGTGGAAAGCGCCACCAGTTTGGGGATGATCTCGC
Proteins encoded in this region:
- a CDS encoding Gx transporter family protein codes for the protein MTPAQPRPLVLLAFLTATACSIHIFESLIMRLLPLPFIRLGLSNIIVLYLILQRKPWQAVAVNLTKSVVGGAVTFTLLTPATLLSLCGGLAAILAMWAADRSRLGFSVFGVSVLGALAHNLTQLMLVQRVVLPGARVFVLTPILLFLGLFSGIVTAWILLAVQARFKLIGLEKYEKET
- a CDS encoding ATP-binding cassette domain-containing protein — encoded protein: MIEVKNLHLSFAGAKVLEDISFRLESGENLIILGRSGAGKTVLIKAMLGLFQPDRGSVTVDGMDVYSRDRSKRDEIRQLFSMVFQNAALLDSFSVFQNVALPLYERRNLEYGEVLEKVRKSLAVVGLEDTLDKFPSELSGGMRKRVGIARALVYDPRYIIFDEPVSGLDPITASEVLYYITQIIRSVQATTITITHDIRNLRDIGDRVLFLDKGRALFFGTLDQMDNCPDPLLRQFMD
- a CDS encoding hemolysin family protein, encoding MDDGSAFLLILLLLLSAYFSGSETAFFSLPRIYLKKLENGKAASAKRILSLLRQPRRLLITILLGNTFVNMAITSLATIMALRIAERLGRSPSPIVTAQVVITTLVIVIFCEIIPKLVALSTANVFARLSSLPMQVLNLALLPLVWLIEKLSMLASSKQGADRILSSRFTTEEFHSLIQSESSQHSLDEHEKQMLVGLFRFREAKLTEIYVPRVRMKAIEVDQSLDELRDLIVSSGFSRIPVYRETIDEIIGIIYVKDLVLYPEKKRIADIMRPAWFVTENMKVQTLLNQFKTRKLQMAVVVDEYGGTSGIISLEDILEEIVGEIHDEYDRDEVPEFTRVDDSTFKLRGAYNIRQFNHEFNAEIDPEEYDNVAEFLLSQFNHVPAVGETYVLESCWEFRVLESNGRSINLVQVKKLDE
- a CDS encoding PBP1A family penicillin-binding protein — translated: MKKKHKRITGKLLLWAGVAFCVLFGVFIGAFWFYQDDLPPTAELKNYTLSSGSEVYDKDGRMIYLFAFEKRKLVSLKELPPHLVDALLVTEDKRFYSHFGIDPISLARAFLVDIKHLGFSQGASTITQQMARNMFLTLDKKVSRKMREAILALRIESSFTKDEILEIYFNKIFWGVQNHGVETASLYYFDKHARDLSIPEAAMIVGMIQRPNYYDPNKHPERALGRRDYVLERLYKAGKISEAEYTAALATPVNSQQGSSYSRFASDYFIEHIRLYLEHKYGTEKLFEGGLKIYTTIDSELSSAADSIMNAYLTRNETNGRYPNRFSQVPKNSHDIDTKYIQGCLLMIDNKNGHVRAMIGGRSFAHSKYNRMTQAKRQPGSSIKPVYYTVAVEQGYTPATVINDAPISFGNWTPQNYNRSYNGLTRMRVALQWSYNVWAVKCAQDIGLNSLTDAFQRFGLKVRAENLTAALGSHEVTPIDMVTGFTAFPNGGMRVTPVFITRVEDAKGKILERNSTQKHKVCSPEVAYIMTSMLETVTNTGTGGGSRNGYIWPNAGKTGTSQNYNDSWFIGFNKAYTMGIWTGFDNSRTRAGTAHAASIWGPIMTRAIKLDNKGRTPAADDPRYSFSMPPKIVKQNINPRTGFSVSSGGIPEVFIEGTEPPAVGDSLQYNFSPTSYGYQDL
- a CDS encoding VanZ family protein, translating into MQDLKRKLTLTAPVVWLVLIWTVSSIPGKRMPSLKVISIDKLAHIGQYLVLGLLVNQALKSLRIRSGAVPWIYLALLLSAGFDEWHQRLIPHRSVSWWDFVANGIGLGIAFSFFWFSRDRSKEPTP